In Microbacterium enclense, one genomic interval encodes:
- a CDS encoding glucose-6-phosphate dehydrogenase: MAADTTLIILGASGDLTSRLLLPALGQLLAREPGRSVRLHGAGMDDWTDEHWREVVHKAFQTMDAESAFDQVAATTYSQADITKAADLQKLLDAAEGRPALYFAVPPAVTEKSCIALGDVTIPAGTILALEKPFGTDEASAHKLNQQLATLVPEDQVFRIDHFLGRSTVLNLLGVRFANRLVESVWSADDIAAITVDFPEKLGLEGRAGYYDAAGALVDMIQSHLLQVMAFVTMEPPSSLDQLDLRDATSAVLRATHVLDDDPVTNSRRARYTAGEVGDRHFVSYVDEPGVDPSRQTETLAEMTVEVRTARWQGVPITLRSGKALDAGDPAVTVTFKPVRHLPGGFVGESEPSKLVFSLGPDTMSLELNVNGADDPLELERVTLAADLGEGALKAYGEVLSGILDGDAMLAVRGDAAEQCWRIVQPVIDAWRENEVPLDEYAAGSAGPASWQG; this comes from the coding sequence ATGGCGGCGGACACGACCCTGATCATCCTGGGCGCCTCGGGCGACCTCACCTCCCGACTGCTCCTCCCGGCGCTCGGTCAACTGCTCGCGCGCGAGCCCGGCCGGTCGGTGCGACTGCACGGCGCCGGCATGGACGACTGGACCGATGAGCACTGGCGCGAAGTCGTGCACAAGGCCTTCCAGACGATGGATGCCGAGTCAGCCTTCGACCAGGTAGCAGCGACGACCTACTCGCAGGCCGACATCACGAAGGCCGCCGACCTGCAGAAGCTCCTCGACGCGGCGGAGGGACGCCCCGCGCTGTACTTCGCCGTTCCGCCGGCGGTCACTGAGAAGTCCTGCATCGCGCTCGGCGACGTGACCATCCCGGCGGGCACGATCCTCGCCCTCGAGAAGCCCTTCGGCACCGACGAGGCGAGCGCGCACAAGCTCAACCAGCAGCTGGCCACCCTCGTTCCCGAGGACCAGGTCTTCCGCATCGACCACTTCCTCGGTCGCTCGACCGTGCTGAACCTGCTCGGCGTCCGCTTCGCGAACCGCCTCGTCGAGAGCGTCTGGTCGGCCGACGACATCGCCGCCATCACGGTGGACTTCCCCGAGAAGCTCGGCCTCGAGGGCCGCGCGGGCTACTACGACGCCGCGGGTGCCCTGGTCGACATGATCCAGAGCCACCTGCTGCAGGTCATGGCCTTCGTCACGATGGAACCGCCCTCCTCGCTCGACCAGCTCGACCTGCGCGACGCGACGTCGGCGGTGCTGCGCGCCACGCACGTCCTCGATGACGACCCCGTGACCAACTCCCGCCGTGCCCGCTACACCGCCGGCGAAGTGGGCGATCGGCACTTCGTGTCGTACGTCGACGAGCCCGGCGTCGACCCCTCGCGCCAGACCGAGACGCTCGCCGAGATGACCGTCGAGGTGCGCACGGCCCGGTGGCAGGGGGTGCCGATCACCCTGCGGTCGGGGAAGGCTCTGGATGCCGGAGACCCGGCGGTCACGGTCACTTTCAAGCCCGTGCGGCACCTGCCCGGCGGCTTCGTGGGCGAGAGCGAGCCGTCGAAGCTGGTCTTCTCGCTCGGCCCCGACACGATGAGCCTCGAGCTCAACGTCAACGGCGCCGACGACCCGCTCGAACTCGAGCGGGTGACGCTCGCCGCCGACCTCGGCGAGGGCGCGCTCAAGGCGTACGGCGAGGTGCTCTCCGGCATCCTCGACGGCGACGCCATGCTCGCCGTACGCGGCGACGCGGCCGAGCAGTGCTGGCGGATCGTCCAGCCGGTGATCGACGCGTGGCGCGAGAACGAGGTGCCCCTCGACGAGTACGCCGCGGGAAGCGCCGGACCAGCCTCCTGGCAGGGCTGA
- a CDS encoding glycoside hydrolase family 15 protein codes for MTTPIEDYAVLSNCRSAALVSREGSIDWLCLPRYDSGSMFGALLGDESHGAWSLRPADADARATRRYDGDTFVLVTRWETATGIADVYDAMPIDEGVESVIRRVVGVSGEVDFVSEVRLRFDYARAVPWVQQIGHGGDHAILAVAGPDAVVIRGPRLIAVDTAHKGRWTTAAGQSVDSVLSWGPSWRDAPAAFTVEAALERTREWWAAWADRVQSAGTHAALVTRSLMVLRALTHSETGGIVAAATTSLPEAFGGSRNWDYRYVWLRDAALTLSAYIDHGYLDAAQHWRTWLLRAIAGDPADVQIMYGIAGERDLPEREITSLPGYGGAAPVRIGNGAVTQYQADVIGEVMVALEAARRAGVEETTFSWSLQRALLNQLAGEVDKPDLGIWEMRGDPHFFTHSRAMVWAAFDRGIRAVEESGHDGEVDTWRTLRDRVRADIDARGVHEGGWFTQHFGTDEVDASLLVLPQVGFCAYDDPRMLATVARMEETLMPDGWLLRYRTTGVDGLSGDEHPFLACSFWLVGQYAHSGRREEAVALMRRLTAVANDLGLLSEEYDPTSKRQAGNTPQALSHLALVGAADALDATARR; via the coding sequence GTGACGACTCCGATCGAGGACTACGCCGTCCTCAGCAACTGCCGCTCCGCCGCGCTCGTCTCCCGCGAGGGGAGCATCGACTGGCTGTGTCTGCCCCGGTACGACAGCGGCTCGATGTTCGGCGCACTGCTCGGCGACGAGTCGCACGGTGCCTGGTCGCTGCGGCCGGCCGACGCCGATGCGCGTGCGACGCGTCGGTACGACGGCGACACCTTCGTGCTCGTGACCCGATGGGAGACGGCCACGGGCATCGCCGATGTCTACGACGCGATGCCGATCGACGAAGGCGTCGAGAGCGTCATCCGCCGCGTCGTCGGAGTGTCGGGGGAGGTCGACTTCGTCAGCGAGGTGCGTTTGCGCTTCGACTACGCCCGCGCCGTGCCGTGGGTTCAGCAGATCGGCCATGGCGGCGACCACGCGATCCTCGCCGTCGCCGGTCCCGATGCGGTCGTCATCCGTGGTCCCCGGCTCATCGCCGTCGACACCGCCCACAAGGGTCGCTGGACCACGGCTGCCGGGCAGAGCGTCGACTCGGTGCTGTCGTGGGGGCCCTCTTGGCGGGACGCTCCCGCCGCGTTCACCGTCGAGGCCGCTCTCGAACGCACCCGCGAGTGGTGGGCGGCCTGGGCCGACCGGGTCCAGTCCGCGGGCACCCACGCCGCGCTCGTCACGCGTTCGCTCATGGTGTTGCGCGCGCTCACCCATTCCGAGACCGGGGGAATCGTGGCGGCGGCCACGACGTCGCTCCCCGAGGCCTTCGGCGGGTCGCGCAACTGGGACTACCGCTACGTCTGGCTGCGCGACGCCGCGCTGACCCTCAGCGCGTACATCGATCACGGATACCTGGATGCCGCCCAGCACTGGCGCACCTGGTTGCTGCGGGCGATCGCGGGCGACCCCGCCGACGTGCAGATCATGTACGGGATCGCGGGCGAGCGCGATCTGCCCGAGCGGGAGATCACGAGCCTCCCGGGATACGGCGGCGCCGCGCCCGTGCGCATCGGCAACGGAGCCGTCACCCAGTATCAGGCCGACGTGATCGGCGAGGTCATGGTCGCTCTCGAAGCCGCCCGTCGCGCCGGCGTCGAGGAGACGACCTTCTCGTGGTCGCTGCAGCGGGCATTGTTGAACCAGCTCGCGGGAGAGGTCGACAAGCCCGACCTCGGCATCTGGGAGATGCGGGGCGACCCGCACTTCTTCACCCACTCCCGGGCCATGGTGTGGGCGGCGTTCGATCGCGGCATCCGGGCCGTGGAAGAGAGCGGGCACGACGGCGAGGTCGACACGTGGCGCACCCTGCGCGACAGGGTGCGCGCCGACATCGACGCGCGCGGCGTGCACGAGGGCGGCTGGTTCACGCAGCACTTCGGCACCGACGAGGTCGATGCGTCGCTGCTGGTGCTTCCGCAGGTCGGCTTCTGCGCGTACGACGACCCGCGCATGCTCGCCACCGTCGCCCGGATGGAAGAGACGCTCATGCCCGACGGGTGGCTGCTGCGTTATCGCACGACCGGCGTCGATGGGCTGAGCGGCGACGAGCATCCGTTCCTCGCCTGCTCGTTCTGGCTGGTCGGACAGTACGCGCACAGCGGCCGACGCGAGGAGGCCGTGGCGTTGATGAGGCGTCTCACCGCGGTGGCGAACGACCTCGGTCTGCTCTCGGAGGAGTACGACCCGACCTCGAAGCGGCAGGCGGGCAACACCCCGCAGGCGCTGTCGCACCTCGCCCTGGTGGGCGCGGCCGATGCCCTGGATGCCACGGCCCGACGCTGA
- a CDS encoding VOC family protein yields the protein MFDPSGAFPGFAVDDLEAAHRFYADTLGLTVKVVGATGFLSLRLGSGGTVLVYGKPHHQPASFTVLNFPVADVEAAVDDLRSRGVETKIYDDADFPTDSRGIMREGGPLIAWFRDPAGNVLAVLEE from the coding sequence ATGTTCGATCCCTCCGGCGCCTTTCCGGGGTTCGCCGTCGACGACCTCGAGGCCGCCCATCGGTTCTACGCCGACACCCTCGGTCTCACGGTGAAGGTCGTCGGGGCGACAGGCTTCCTCTCCCTCCGGCTCGGCTCGGGGGGAACCGTGCTCGTCTATGGCAAGCCGCATCACCAGCCCGCGTCGTTCACCGTGCTGAACTTCCCCGTCGCCGACGTCGAGGCCGCCGTCGACGACCTCCGCTCCCGCGGCGTCGAGACGAAGATCTACGACGACGCCGACTTCCCCACGGATTCGCGGGGCATCATGCGCGAGGGCGGACCGCTCATCGCGTGGTTCCGCGACCCTGCCGGGAACGTCCTCGCCGTTCTCGAGGAATGA